The following proteins come from a genomic window of Amphiura filiformis chromosome 16, Afil_fr2py, whole genome shotgun sequence:
- the LOC140135598 gene encoding uncharacterized protein yields the protein MASLAANPPRGFHVQYIDDIAVLVLNNTENRLNVNSVQQFLDALDEVERNDSANALVITGIGKFFSNGLDLNWLSQQPPDVGLKFFRIYKEMQLQLATFPVPTIAALNGHAFAAGAMLALFCDYRVMRTNKGWICLPEVQLKLQFSTMMLDIIRYKASPQVIRDMLIFGKRYTADEAFKVGLVDAVCEESQLLNCACKLARQCIGKNGLDRAMLKTMKMDLYGTIMEKSALTDERVRQDARLEKMDAFNKAATSKL from the exons ATGGCTTCTCTAGCAGCTAATCCACCCAGAGGTTTCCATGTTCAGTACATTGATGACATTGCTGTCTTGGTACTCAATAATACAGAGAATAGATTAAATGTGAACAGTGTGCAGCAATTCTTGGATGCCTTGGATGAAGTAGAAAG GAATGATTCAGCTAATGCACTGGTGATTACTGGTATAGGGAAATTCTTCAGCAATGGTCTAGATCTTAATTGGCTCTCACAACAACCTCCTGATGTGGGCTTGAAATTCTTTCGAATATATAAGGAAATGCAATTACAGCTGGCGACATTCCCTGTACCTACAATTGCAGCTTTGAATG GTCATGCATTCGCAGCAGGTGCTATGTTGGCATTGTTTTGCGATTACCGTGTCATGAGGACAAATAAAGGTTGGATATGTCTGCCAGAGGTGCAACTGAAATTGCAATTCTCAACAATGATGTTGGATATCATCAG aTATAAGGCTTCACCACAAGTGATAAGAGACATGTTGATATTTGGAAAACGTTATACGGCGGATGAGGCATTCAAAGTTGGTCTTGTAGACGCTGTATGTGAAGAATCACAGCTACTGAATTGTGCATGTAAACTGGCAAGACAATGCATAG GTAAAAATGGATTAGACCGCGCCATGTTGAAGACTATGAAGATGGATCTGTATGGGACAATAATGGAGAAGTCAGCCTTGACGGATGAGAGGGTTAGGCAAGATGCAAGACTAGAAAAGATGGATGCCTTCAACAAGGCTGCTACGTCAAAGCTGTAA
- the LOC140135599 gene encoding LOW QUALITY PROTEIN: uncharacterized protein (The sequence of the model RefSeq protein was modified relative to this genomic sequence to represent the inferred CDS: deleted 1 base in 1 codon), producing MIFKMASLAANPPRGFHVQYIDDIAVLVLNNTENRFNVNSVQQLLDALDEVERNDSANALVITGIGKFFSNGLDLDWLTQQPPDVGLKFFGMLKEMNLKLATFPVPTIAALNGHAYAAGGILALLCDCRVMRTNKGWICLPEVQLKLKFSTMMVDLIRLKAPSPQVSRDMMIYGKRYTSDEALKVGLVEAVCEESQLLDCACKLAKQCIGKNGLDRVMLKTMKMDLYGTILEKSALKDEEVIRDERVGKMDAYNKAATSKL from the exons ATGATTTTCAAGATGGCTTCTCTAGCAGCTAATCCACCCAGAGGTTTCCATGTTCAGTACATTGATGACATTGCTGTCTTGGTACTCAATAATACAGAGAATAGATTCAATGTGAACAGTGTGCAGCAACTCTTAGATGCCTTGGATGAAGTAGAAAG GAATGATTCGGCTAATGCACTGGTGATTACTGGTATAGGGAAATTCTTCAGCAATGGTCTAGATCTTGATTGGCTCACACAACAACCTCCTGATGTGGGCTTGAAATTCTTTGGCATGTTAAAGGAAATGAACTTGAAGCTGGCAACATTCCCTGTACCCACAATTGCAGCTTTAAATG GTCATGCA TACGCAGCAGGTGGTATCTTGGCATTGTTATGCGATTGTCGTGTCATGAGGACAAATAAAGGCTGGATATGCCTGCCAGAGGTGCAACTGAAATTGAAGTTCTCAACAATGATGGTGGATCTTATCAG ATTAAAGGCTCCATCACCACAAGTGTCAAGAGACATGATGATATATGGAAAACGTTATACGTCGGATGAGGCACTCAAAGTTGGTCTTGTAGAGGCTGTATGTGAAGAATCACAGCTACTGGATTGTGCATGTAAACTGGCAAAACAATGCATAG GTAAAAATGGATTAGACCGCGTCATGTTGAAGACAATGAAGATGGATCTGTATGGGACGATACTGGAGAAGTCAGCCTTGAAGGATGAGGAAGTTATACGAGATGAGAGAGTAGGAAAGATGGATGCCTACAACAAGGCTGCTACATCAAAGCTATAA